In Symphalangus syndactylus isolate Jambi chromosome 14, NHGRI_mSymSyn1-v2.1_pri, whole genome shotgun sequence, one DNA window encodes the following:
- the MRPL12 gene encoding large ribosomal subunit protein bL12m isoform X1, whose translation MLPAAARPLWGPCLGLRSAAFRLARYAGSWGARTGPAGRRQVPCVCAVRHMRSSGHRRCEALAGAPLDNAPKEYPPKIQQLVQDIASLTLLEISDLNELLKKTLKIQDVGLVPMGGVMPGAVPAAAAQEAVEEDIPIAKERTHFTVRLTEAKPVDKVKLIKEIKNYIQGINLVQAKKLVESLPQEIKANVAKAEAEKIKAALEAVGGTVVLE comes from the exons ATGCTGCCGGCGGCCGCTCGCCCCCTGTGGGGGCCTTGCCTTGGGCTTCGGTCCGCTGCGTTCCGCCTCGCCAGGTACGCGGGATCCTGGGGTGCCAGGACCGGGCCGGCAGGCAG GCGACAGGTGCCATGTGTCTGTGCCGTGCGACATATGAGGAGCAGCGGCCATCGGAGGTGTGAGGCTCTCGCTGGTGCACCCCTGGATAATGCCCCCAAGGAGTACCCCCCCAAGATACAGCAACTGGTCCAGGACATCGCCAGCCTCACTCTCTTGGAAATCTCAGACCTCAACGAGCTCCTCAAG AAAACGTTGAAGATACAGGATGTCGGGCTTGTGCCGATGGGTGGTGTGATGCCTGGGGCTGTCCCTGCTGCAGCAGCCCAGGAG GCGGTGGAAGAAGATATCCCCATAGCGAAAGAACGGACACATTTCACTGTCCGCCTGACCGAGGCGAAGCCCGTGGACAAAGTGAAGTTGATCAAGGAAATCAAGAACTACATCCAGGGCATCAACCTCGTCCAG GCAAAGAAGCTGGTGGAGTCCCTGCCCCAGGAAATCAAAGCCAATGTCGCCAAAGCTGAGGCGGAGAAGATCAAGGCGGCCCTGGAGGCGGTGGGCGGCACCGTGGTTCTGGAGTAG
- the MRPL12 gene encoding large ribosomal subunit protein bL12m isoform X2, producing the protein MLPAAARPLWGPCLGLRSAAFRLARRQVPCVCAVRHMRSSGHRRCEALAGAPLDNAPKEYPPKIQQLVQDIASLTLLEISDLNELLKKTLKIQDVGLVPMGGVMPGAVPAAAAQEAVEEDIPIAKERTHFTVRLTEAKPVDKVKLIKEIKNYIQGINLVQAKKLVESLPQEIKANVAKAEAEKIKAALEAVGGTVVLE; encoded by the exons ATGCTGCCGGCGGCCGCTCGCCCCCTGTGGGGGCCTTGCCTTGGGCTTCGGTCCGCTGCGTTCCGCCTCGCCAG GCGACAGGTGCCATGTGTCTGTGCCGTGCGACATATGAGGAGCAGCGGCCATCGGAGGTGTGAGGCTCTCGCTGGTGCACCCCTGGATAATGCCCCCAAGGAGTACCCCCCCAAGATACAGCAACTGGTCCAGGACATCGCCAGCCTCACTCTCTTGGAAATCTCAGACCTCAACGAGCTCCTCAAG AAAACGTTGAAGATACAGGATGTCGGGCTTGTGCCGATGGGTGGTGTGATGCCTGGGGCTGTCCCTGCTGCAGCAGCCCAGGAG GCGGTGGAAGAAGATATCCCCATAGCGAAAGAACGGACACATTTCACTGTCCGCCTGACCGAGGCGAAGCCCGTGGACAAAGTGAAGTTGATCAAGGAAATCAAGAACTACATCCAGGGCATCAACCTCGTCCAG GCAAAGAAGCTGGTGGAGTCCCTGCCCCAGGAAATCAAAGCCAATGTCGCCAAAGCTGAGGCGGAGAAGATCAAGGCGGCCCTGGAGGCGGTGGGCGGCACCGTGGTTCTGGAGTAG